The genomic DNA AGGAGAGCAAGtgccgaaccgcttgaaccaatatTCAATTATGGATTTTATACAATTAATAGGCATTTATTTTATACTACCGctgattaatttaatattttattgcaatGTAATGAAAAAAGATACAGTGGTCAAATTCTTAACTGTAAAATAGGAACTGTAACACAACGAAAagaggagagaagagagagaagagatgaGAGAAAAGGGAGACAGTGAGAAAGAAAGGTTAGTGGGTAGTTTCTATTagtaattttacaattttaactttaaattGGTAGCTCctataaatttgaatatatcTAATATGGGCAATTTGGGGAAGAGAAAGTTAGACGAAGAGATTGCTTCTCCTtttataatagtatagatctacttttttttttgttttttgctgGATGTGTGTGATAATGTACTGTTTACATACATTAAAGTAGAGTTAACTCTTTGTATCTTCAAAAAGTAACAGTATGCTGGTGATAATTGTCTGTCTTCCCAGTCATTGTAGAACTCTTTTTGTAGTTTAGTCCATTTAGGATTTACACTAGTTTATTGCTCAAAGGGCTTGAATTTTGCAATGCTGGGATCTTTTAAGAGTTTTCTCTTTGGACATGTAAATTGATTGGTGAACTAATTTGGTAGTTCATTTGTAGATTAATCTCCGAGTCCTTATCCATCCCCAATTGAGGTTATCTTCTATCTGCTAATAAAAAGTATACGACTTATGCTGAGACTGAATTCAAAATACAGTAATCTGGCAGTTTGTCAATATCCTTGCCATGCCTAATCATATTCATTTTATAACAAGATTTCCCCTGCCTTTTACCACGTAGAACTCTCAAGTATACGAGCAATGAAATGGTGTTTTCTGCCTAAAGTTCATGCAATACAAATCTTCTCTCTTCAACGTCTTCATTGCTGAATTGCATCTACTAAATATGTTGACTAAATTGTATCTCATTTTGTGTTCTCCCCAATCCTTTATGTTGCTGGAAGCTTGAATAGTTTTTCTCTGGTCTTGGCTGTTATTTAGGAAAGTCAGGATCTAACTATAATTGACGTTATAGCTTAGTTTGACATTTTAGCTTGATGTTGTTTGTTTAACAGATGTTTTGAGTATATTGAAGAGATGATTCATAAGCAAGAACCTCTTGTCAACATCCTGAGActtcttatattattttccGTCACAAACTCAGGGTTGCCAAAGAAGCATTTTGATTATTTGAGGCAAGTATGGCTTGGTTTTGATAAAAGTTAGTTGTCGGTTTTGATAAAAGTTAGTGATTTGAGGcaattatattatttcttatgtACCTTTATTGAAATCTCTGTCTTCACTTTATTCAGGAGGGAGTTGCTCCATAGCTACGGATTTGAACACATGGCTACACTGAACAATTTGGAGAAAGCCGGACTGTTTAAAAGACAGGTTTTTTTGCCCTGTCTATGTAGAATTTAATTTTAGCGTCTGGATAGAGAAGCTAAGTAGACTGTTTCTCTAAGCAATTCAGTTAATCAACCATATTATCTGAGACTTACAGGAGACAAAAGGCAACTGGTTGACAATAAAACGTGCCCTGCAGCTTGTTGTTGAGGACACTGATACTGCCAAGTACGAGTCTCGTTGAgcatttcttttctattttgtgTTTTCTTTGATAAGGGGGTGCTACTATTTGGTTGTCGCTTGTGTTAAAAAGTAGTGAACAAAGATCTAAGAAACTATGAGCAGAGACCTTCATGGATCTCAGTGAGGATCGTTGTTCCTTTACACTGTTTGGATACACCTCATAAGGGGATCAAAATGATAGGAGAAGAAAAATGTTATCCCTTATTTAGATGTTGTTTGTAAAGGAAGGGATGAGAGGAATCGGTTTACATTGTTGGATGACAATACCTACTCTTTAAAGACATTCCAATGTAATTTGTTGGATTAGAACATTATGTCAATTTGGAGAATTGAGGACCCAAATTTCCTATGACTTCCTCCGGTCCAAAGAAAGTCTTAGAATGCAATGGCGCAGGATAATATGTCTATGCTGATTCATGGTCCTCAACATATGAGAATATGCGTGCCTTTGTTATTGTTAATGTGTCGGAAGATCTTGAAGTATAAAAGTGTCTCATACTCCAGTGATCTATAACAGTATTTGCAGCTTTCTGTTTGATGTTCCTTTATTACTTGATGTGCTTCAGTTGGAAGCTCAGGCTAATTTATGATCTTATTGCAGCCCTAATGATATCGCATACGTCTTTTCTGGATATGCCCCTCTCAGTATTCGGCTTGTTCAGAGTGCTATTCGATCTGGATGGtgggtttctttttcttttttccttttctttttccttgtttTTGCTTTTTGCTGATATTCCTCTGTATTTTCTGTTGAGTTAGCCCAATCAACACCTTTCGCTCCTCACGCTTGGCTTCTTTGACCATGATCTAGTATTTTCACATGgcatattaaattatctctcTGATTAAGCTAATTTTCTCTCGTGCTACATTACAATGGGACAAGTATATCCAAAGAGTGATAGTTAAAGCACCCTGCATCGCTTTCCCTTGCAAATCATAAATTCCAATATGATCTTTAATCGATTGGCAAGTGTATCAGATTTAATTTTATCTAAAGTGAAATGATTGAAAAGGATACGAGTTAATATATGTCATAAGGTCGAAAGCgtcattattctttttttctgattTGCATATCTTAGCAAGCTCTCACTCATGCCTTTATATGATCATTTGGTCTTCTAGGCGTCCCATTGAAGAAATTCTGAAGCTGCTGCCTGGACCTCATTCGGAATCGAAGAGAGTACGTTTTCTCATTCTTACCTTGTTGTCTTGCTGATTGTGGTCCacactaaattctctctctatGGCTAAATTAGGGAGTCTCTATAGTGACCATTGCTTGATAGGTCACCAAAAGTGTGATGGACAAAAAGTGATATTGTTCCACCACCTAATAAAATCCACTCTCTTTGATTCTACCAGCAATGACCACATATACAACTTGCTGACAGATTAACATACCgagattttcattttctaagtTTTTGTTAGATACTGTGGGCCTTGAGGTCatttgcattgatttgataaatatttcttattaCACCTGCAGAGTGGATTTGCTACCAGTCCGTCATATGACTCGCTCAATGGTGCTCCAGCAGACAAGTAATGCTTCGATTTCTATGTTTTACGTGATCTGTGTTCTTCGTTGTTGTCCTTAATAGTTTCTTCACTGTTTCCTTGGATGATGTTTCTTTGTGCATTCCAGATTATCTGACGGAAGGCGCTCCTTAGTACTCGTCGTTTTCATTGGAGGGGTGACTTTTGCCGAGATCTCTGCTCTCCGGTTTCTCAGTGCTCAGGTATGCTTGGACTTTTAACCTTTTATGGTCATCTATTCAGAACTGTTTAGTGTCTGAGTCGAATAATGCTGTCTCCCTTTTCTGATTCTTGTGTCATCTGTACTGCAGGAAGGAATGGCATACGATTTGATTGTTGCAACGACAAAGATTGTCAGTGGACATACATTGACGGAGACATTCGTGGAGAACATGGGCTGATTGTTGTAAGTTGTGCCACATGCTCGGGAAATCTGTCTTCTGAGAATCTCCCCATCCCCTGCTATGATCACCAACGTTTTCCGTTTGAAAGTCTTTTGTACCTCGAGGCACGCTGTTTATTTCTTGAGATCTTGTAATTCGCTTCTCCATCGTGTAATTCCCACCCTTTTGATCATGTGAGGAAATGGATGATTAACTTGATCTTGATGGAATGATTTTCGGAGGATTTAATGTAAGATTGTATGCGTAAATATCTCATTAACATTAACCTGCGAATTTCAGTCTTCCATCTTTCATCTCTATCAccacttcactctctctcactcGAAACCCAATACTTAAGCAGCCTTCCAGCCTTCTTCCACTTGTAATTTGTATCACCACAATCTCGAACTTCTCAGATTTGCTGGAAATTTCAGTCTGCAATTCTGCATTGCACTACTTTCAATTTCACTTGTACAAATGTAATTTTACATCTTTTGAGGAAGAGTATTGATATCAACTACCTCTATAACATTACCCATTACATTGAGAAAAAACAGCACACTAGCAAAGATGTCACAAAGGAGGAGCTGCATCGAGACGCGGAAACTGCTCGAGCAAAGTCCCAGCCTTCCTCTTAGCCCGATCCGTCCCACTCTCCAAGAGCTCCCTCAGGATCTCCTCCGCCCCGAGCTCCCTCGCTAGCCTAAGCTGCTCCAGATCTCCCGAGCAGAGCGACCAGAGGACAGCAGATGCATTCTCCCGGTTCCGTGGTGAGCCAGTCCTGATGACCTCCACCAGGACTGGGATCGGCTCCGCTAGCCCTATTGCAGTCTTCCCCTCTGGGTGGCTGACGAGGATTGCCAATATCGCCAGGGCCTCATCCACCATCCCACCGCCGGAGTCCCTCAGGAGCCCCATGAGCGGGCCCACAATCCCAGCCCGGATTGCCCGGGCCTTGTTGCCCTGGTAGATGCAGAGGTTGAATATCGCAGTGGCAGCGTCCTTCTTCCCCCTCGGAGACCCATCGCACAATAGGCTTATAAGGGCCGGAATTGCCCCAGCAGCACCAATTGCCACCTTGTTCTCGTCCACCACTGATAGGCTAAAAAGGGTTGCGGCGGCATTCTCTCTTGCCTCCATGCTCCCCTTCTTCAGCACGTCCACTATGTCCGGAATAGCTCCCGCATTTACAATTGTCCCTTTGTTGCTCTCATTTATCGAGAGGTTGAGGAGAGCTGTCACCGCATGTTCCTGGGTCCGAGGATCCGGTGAGGATAGCAGTTCCACAAGGAGTGGAATCGCACCAGCCTCTGCAATGCAAATCCTATTATCAGCATTCCTCTTGGCCAGGAGACGGAGCTCACCAGCAGCAGCCCTTTGTTGGTCGGTGTTCCCATTTGCGAGCTTCTCTAGGAGGGCATCAATGGCTGCCCGATCACAGTCAGAAGCACCACTTCCCCCTCCTGACTTCTTGCTCCGGCAGCTGCCTTGCTTCTTTGGAAGCTCGACTCCATTGCTGTCGCACCAAAGGGCGATTAGGCTCTTGAGGACATAGTTTGGAGTCAGGGCTGTGTGAAGGAGCGTCTGCTGCGTCTTTGGGCATGTGCGATGGCCAGCATCAAGCCATTTCTGGATGCACGATCTCTCGTACGTCTGCCAAAATAGAAAAGCAACAAGAGATTGTATTCAGTTACCAATGAATATGATCACTGTGCTTCAACATATCATCTATCAGCTCAAGCTTTCAAATTCAAACTTATCGAGAAACAATTAGCAGAAACTGGACATCCTTAAGCACCTGTCCAGTGGAAACGATGACAGGATCTTTCATCAGCTCGAGAGAAACCGGGCACCGAAAATCATCAGGAATGACTGGAGACCTATGCTTCATCGGACTCTTCTCACCCTCACTGGCATCAGCCTCGGGATTCTCCTTAAGGACGCAGTCCTTTAGCTTCTTTAGCAACGAGGACATCACCTCCAAGCAATTTTCGGGATCGGCCCCGCTAGCAATAACCAGTTCGTGTATCGCAAGCGACTCTTTCTTTAGGTCATTGATAGTCCTGAGCTGAAGCTTCTCCGACAGCCTCTTCAGCACTGTGGGTTCTACGTCCTTCTCCTTCTGTGCCACGTCCAAGTCCATCACGAGCTGTAAGTCAGTCCCTTCCCCCTTCGATTTGGCTCTCTTGAATTGAGCATGCACCAGTTCAATCTGCACACAGCACATAAGAACATGTCCAAAAATCTGACATTTCCATCTTAAAAACTAAGCAAAATAAATTTGACTATCGACCTGTTCGCGAACTTCTTCCGGAATGTCGAGCTTCGTATAAGGGACCTGACTGAGTGCCTCTTCTATCTGCTCCGTCACCCGGTGGAATTTTGCAGCACTCTTGTCCCACTGGAAAGCCTGCAAAAGAAAATCAACTGCTTCTCAACTTCAATAAGAAGACTGATTTGTTTCCATGACAATTTCATAAACTCGACTTCCTAACGAGACCGTATCTAACCAAGGTAGAATAGTCTTTCTCCTGGCACAGTTGGTGCAGTTCTTTCACAAGCTGCATCTATTGTCGACAATATAAGGGAATAAATATTCTCTGTTCTCGACAACAAATTTGCAAGAAAACTGAACCAACTTCACCGGAAAAATTCAGCATTCGGGCTACTGCTAGAATCTCTGCTGCTAATTTTAGGCAAGCTTCCAACAGCAGTCGATAACCGTAGACTTTACGAATATCTCACAAAATCATGCGCTGTTCCTGAGTCTTTGCTGATCAAGTGATCATGATTCCGAGAAACATCAATCACGAAACAAAATCCTTCTACTGCTTCCACGTTATACAAGTCAACAATGCATACCATCCTTAAACCGAATCATTCTAATGAACCGATATAGAAAGAATGCATGTAGTTCTTCACATTAATAAACCAAAGAAACTGAGACACAATCCTCAAAATTCCGATGAATAATACTGAAAAGTTCGCACCTGGTAAAGCTTGCTTCCCTGATTCACAGACTTGAGCACAACCTTAGCAGAATCCAATGCTCTCTTCAGCACCTCCAACCCCTCCAAGTCTTCTTCCCCAATTTCCTGGTCTCCATCCTTGAGCTCCTCAAACAGGGGGCTCAGCAGCTTAATCCTCCGCACCAGGTTGCTGTACATGTTCTTGCAGATGTTCCTGCACTCGGGCAGCCCGGCGATCTCCCTCACCGAGTCGGCGAGCGCCCCTACCAACTCGCCCTTCCGATCCCCCATCTCCCAACTGCACCCTCGGGCGAACAACGATTCCTCCCTCTGGTGATTTCAGGGCAAAACGAGGAA from Punica granatum isolate Tunisia-2019 chromosome 2, ASM765513v2, whole genome shotgun sequence includes the following:
- the LOC116198203 gene encoding U-box domain-containing protein 14 — translated: MGDRKGELVGALADSVREIAGLPECRNICKNMYSNLVRRIKLLSPLFEELKDGDQEIGEEDLEGLEVLKRALDSAKVVLKSVNQGSKLYQAFQWDKSAAKFHRVTEQIEEALSQVPYTKLDIPEEVREQIELVHAQFKRAKSKGEGTDLQLVMDLDVAQKEKDVEPTVLKRLSEKLQLRTINDLKKESLAIHELVIASGADPENCLEVMSSLLKKLKDCVLKENPEADASEGEKSPMKHRSPVIPDDFRCPVSLELMKDPVIVSTGQTYERSCIQKWLDAGHRTCPKTQQTLLHTALTPNYVLKSLIALWCDSNGVELPKKQGSCRSKKSGGGSGASDCDRAAIDALLEKLANGNTDQQRAAAGELRLLAKRNADNRICIAEAGAIPLLVELLSSPDPRTQEHAVTALLNLSINESNKGTIVNAGAIPDIVDVLKKGSMEARENAAATLFSLSVVDENKVAIGAAGAIPALISLLCDGSPRGKKDAATAIFNLCIYQGNKARAIRAGIVGPLMGLLRDSGGGMVDEALAILAILVSHPEGKTAIGLAEPIPVLVEVIRTGSPRNRENASAVLWSLCSGDLEQLRLARELGAEEILRELLESGTDRAKRKAGTLLEQFPRLDAAPPL